A genomic window from Streptomyces sp. WMMC940 includes:
- the nuoF gene encoding NADH-quinone oxidoreductase subunit NuoF — MTVSTEYGPEAGGGTSPEKLLVPVLSAFWDQPESWTLETYREHEGYEGLRKALAMAPDDLIAYVKDSGLRGRGGAGFPTGMKWQFIPQGDGKPHYLVVNADESEPGTCKDIPLLFANPHSLIEGIVIACYAIRSGHAFVYLRGEVVPVLRRLHEAVREAYDAGYLGKNILGSGLDVELTVHAGAGAYICGEETALLDSLEGRRGQPRLRPPFPAVAGLYACPTVVNNVESIASVPAILNKGKEWFRSMGSEKSPGFTLYSLSGHVARPGQYEAPLGITLRQLLDMGGGMRPGHRLKFWTPGGSSTPMFTDEHLDVPLDYEGVGAAGSMLGTKALQCFDETTCVVRAVTRWTEFYAHESCGKCTPCREGTYWLVQLLRDIEAGKGSTEDLDKLNDIADNINGKSFCALGDGAAAPIFSSLKYFRDEYEQHITGRGCPFDPAKSTAWAVSNLEVDA, encoded by the coding sequence ATGACCGTGTCCACCGAGTACGGGCCGGAGGCCGGCGGCGGGACCAGCCCCGAGAAGCTGCTCGTGCCCGTCCTTTCCGCCTTCTGGGACCAGCCCGAGTCCTGGACCCTGGAGACCTACCGCGAGCACGAGGGCTACGAGGGACTGCGCAAGGCCCTCGCCATGGCCCCCGACGACCTGATCGCGTACGTGAAGGACTCCGGGCTGCGCGGCCGCGGCGGCGCCGGCTTCCCCACCGGGATGAAGTGGCAGTTCATCCCGCAGGGCGACGGCAAGCCCCACTACCTCGTCGTCAACGCCGACGAGTCGGAGCCGGGCACCTGCAAGGACATCCCGCTCCTCTTCGCCAACCCCCACTCCCTCATCGAGGGCATCGTGATCGCCTGCTACGCGATCCGCTCCGGCCACGCCTTCGTCTATCTGCGCGGTGAGGTCGTCCCCGTACTGCGCAGGCTGCACGAGGCCGTCCGCGAGGCGTACGACGCCGGATACCTCGGCAAGAACATCCTCGGCAGCGGACTCGACGTCGAACTCACCGTGCACGCCGGCGCCGGCGCGTACATCTGCGGCGAGGAGACCGCCCTGCTGGACTCCCTGGAGGGCCGGCGCGGGCAGCCCCGGCTGCGACCGCCCTTCCCCGCGGTCGCCGGTCTGTACGCCTGCCCCACCGTGGTGAACAACGTCGAGTCCATCGCTTCCGTTCCCGCGATCCTCAACAAGGGCAAGGAATGGTTCCGTTCGATGGGCAGCGAGAAGTCCCCCGGCTTCACGCTGTACTCGCTGAGCGGCCACGTCGCCCGTCCCGGCCAGTACGAGGCCCCGCTCGGGATCACCCTGCGCCAGCTGCTCGACATGGGCGGCGGCATGCGCCCGGGCCACCGGCTGAAGTTCTGGACGCCCGGCGGCTCCTCCACCCCGATGTTCACCGACGAGCACCTCGACGTGCCGCTGGACTACGAGGGCGTGGGCGCCGCCGGTTCCATGCTCGGCACCAAGGCGCTCCAGTGCTTCGACGAGACGACCTGCGTGGTCCGGGCCGTGACCCGCTGGACCGAGTTCTACGCCCACGAGTCCTGCGGCAAGTGCACGCCCTGCCGCGAGGGCACCTACTGGCTGGTCCAGCTGCTGCGCGACATCGAGGCGGGCAAGGGCTCGACGGAGGACCTCGACAAGCTGAACGACATCGCCGACAACATCAACGGCAAGTCGTTCTGCGCCCTCGGTGACGGCGCCGCGGCGCCGATCTTCTCCTCGCTGAAGTACTTCCGCGACGAGTACGAGCAGCACATCACCGGCCGGGGCTGCCCCTTCGACCCCGCGAAGTCCACGGCCTGGGCCGTGTCGAACCTGGAGGTGGACGCATGA
- the nuoE gene encoding NADH-quinone oxidoreductase subunit NuoE, with the protein MPQLPAPDYPAEVRTRLEADARQIIGRYPDSRSALLPLLHLVQSEEGHVTRTGMRFCAEVLELTTAEVTAVATFYSMYRRKPSGDYQVGVCTNTLCAVMGGDAIFDGLKEHLGVGNGETTEDGKITLEHIECNAACDFAPVVMVNWEFFDNQTPESARRLVDDLRAGRSVEPTRGAPLCTFKETARILAGFPDERPGAVEATGGAGPASLVGLRLAKGEAPQPRVVHPRVAAPQDEPPGEHLSSHDAPQDTSASDPAHPAGPVSEEGE; encoded by the coding sequence ATGCCCCAGCTCCCCGCCCCCGACTACCCGGCGGAGGTGCGTACGAGGCTGGAGGCGGACGCCCGGCAGATCATCGGCCGCTACCCGGACAGCCGGTCCGCGCTGCTGCCGCTGCTGCACCTCGTGCAGTCGGAGGAGGGCCACGTCACCCGCACCGGCATGCGGTTCTGCGCGGAGGTCCTGGAACTCACGACGGCCGAGGTCACCGCGGTCGCGACCTTCTACTCGATGTACCGCCGCAAGCCGTCCGGCGACTACCAGGTCGGCGTCTGCACCAACACCCTCTGCGCCGTGATGGGCGGCGACGCGATCTTCGACGGCCTCAAGGAGCACCTCGGCGTCGGCAACGGCGAGACCACCGAGGACGGCAAGATCACCCTCGAGCACATCGAGTGCAACGCGGCCTGCGACTTCGCTCCCGTCGTGATGGTCAACTGGGAGTTCTTCGACAACCAGACCCCCGAGTCGGCCCGCCGTCTCGTCGACGACCTGAGGGCCGGACGGAGCGTCGAACCCACCCGCGGCGCCCCGCTGTGCACGTTCAAGGAGACCGCCCGCATCCTGGCCGGCTTCCCCGACGAGCGCCCCGGAGCCGTCGAGGCCACCGGCGGTGCCGGCCCCGCCTCCCTCGTCGGCCTCCGGCTGGCCAAGGGCGAGGCCCCCCAGCCGCGGGTCGTCCACCCGCGCGTCGCCGCTCCGCAGGACGAGCCCCCGGGCGAGCACCTCAGCTCGCACGACGCACCACAGGACACGTCGGCGTCCGACCCGGCCCACCCGGCCGGCCCGGTTTCCGAGGAGGGGGAGTGA